In the Flagellimonas sp. MMG031 genome, one interval contains:
- the lpxA gene encoding acyl-ACP--UDP-N-acetylglucosamine O-acyltransferase, which translates to MNQPLAYVHPGAKIAKNVVIEPFTTIHNNVTIGEGTWIGSNVTIMEGARIGKNCSIFPGAVISAMPQDLKYQGEDTTVVIGDNTTIRECATINKGTSDRMKTVIGNNCLIMAYCHVAHDCLVGDGCIFSNNSTLAGHVTIGQNVVLAGMVAVHQFVSIGNHAFVTGGSLVRKDVPPYVKAAREPLSYVGINSIGLRRRGFESDKIREIQNIYRILYQQNYNNSQAASIIEAEMEATPERDEILQFIRDSQRGIMKGYFSSN; encoded by the coding sequence ATGAACCAACCATTAGCATATGTACACCCAGGGGCCAAAATCGCCAAAAACGTGGTTATTGAGCCCTTTACCACCATACATAATAATGTAACCATAGGGGAAGGCACTTGGATTGGTTCCAATGTCACTATTATGGAAGGAGCACGTATCGGAAAAAACTGCAGCATCTTCCCAGGAGCTGTTATTTCGGCCATGCCCCAAGACTTAAAATATCAAGGAGAGGACACCACCGTTGTGATCGGTGATAATACCACCATTCGGGAATGTGCCACCATTAATAAAGGTACCTCCGACCGTATGAAGACTGTTATCGGAAACAATTGCTTGATCATGGCCTATTGCCACGTAGCACACGATTGTTTGGTGGGGGATGGCTGTATCTTCAGCAACAACTCCACGTTGGCAGGTCACGTCACCATTGGCCAAAATGTGGTTTTGGCGGGAATGGTGGCGGTTCATCAATTTGTATCCATAGGCAACCATGCTTTTGTAACAGGAGGTTCCTTGGTGCGTAAAGATGTACCTCCCTATGTAAAGGCAGCACGGGAGCCGCTATCCTATGTGGGTATCAATTCCATCGGATTGCGAAGAAGAGGGTTTGAATCGGACAAGATTCGCGAAATCCAGAACATTTATAGAATACTGTATCAACAAAACTACAACAATTCCCAGGCGGCATCCATCATTGAAGCGGAGATGGAGGCAACTCCAGAAAGGGATGAAATCCTTCAATTTATAAGGGATTCGCAGCGAGGAATTATGAAAGGTTATTTTAGTTCAAATTAA
- the efp gene encoding elongation factor P — translation MASTSDIRKGLCIRYNNDIYKIIEFLHVKPGKGPAFVRTKLKSVTTGKVVDNTFSAGHKIEDVRVETRSYQYLYNEGDTYHFMNTDDYTQIALQKDALDASDLLKESEVVTIIFNAEDNSPLSVEMPASVVLEVTHTEPGVKGNTATNATKPATVETGATINVPLFINEGDKIKIDTEKAAYLERAKE, via the coding sequence ATGGCAAGTACTTCTGATATAAGAAAAGGGTTGTGCATCCGGTACAACAACGACATCTATAAGATTATAGAGTTTCTCCATGTAAAACCAGGTAAGGGACCTGCTTTTGTCCGTACCAAACTGAAAAGTGTGACTACTGGAAAAGTGGTCGACAATACGTTTTCTGCTGGGCATAAAATCGAAGATGTCCGCGTAGAAACTCGTTCGTACCAATATCTCTACAATGAAGGTGACACCTATCATTTTATGAATACGGACGACTACACCCAAATTGCTTTGCAAAAAGATGCACTTGATGCATCTGACCTTTTAAAGGAAAGCGAAGTGGTGACCATTATTTTCAATGCAGAGGACAATTCGCCACTTTCGGTGGAAATGCCCGCAAGTGTGGTGTTGGAAGTAACGCACACCGAACCCGGAGTGAAAGGAAATACGGCCACTAACGCGACCAAACCTGCTACTGTGGAGACAGGAGCAACGATCAATGTACCCCTATTTATTAATGAGGGTGACAAGATCAAAATCGATACGGAGAAAGCGGCCTATTTGGAACGTGCCAAAGAATAG
- a CDS encoding UDP-3-O-(3-hydroxymyristoyl)glucosamine N-acyltransferase — MKFPKTYTLKEISEIIKADFVGPDDFPVLGMNEIHVVEEGDIVFVDHPKYYDKALQSKATVVLINKEVECPEGKALLVSDDPFRDFNKLTRHFKPFKSAASSIAETAEIGEGTVIQPNVFIGNHVKIGKNCVIHPNVTIYDGCVLGDHVTIHAGTVLGADAFYYKNRPEGFDKLLSGGNVVIEDHVDIGAGCTIDRGVTGSTTIGRGSKLDNQIQVGHDTVIGKKCLIASHVGIAGCCIIEDEVTLWGQVGITSGATIGKKAVILAQSGISKSLQGGKTYFGYPAEEAREKLKQIASIKRIPEILQKLKKI; from the coding sequence ATGAAATTCCCTAAAACCTATACTTTAAAGGAAATTTCGGAAATCATTAAAGCCGATTTTGTAGGGCCTGATGACTTCCCCGTTCTGGGCATGAACGAAATCCATGTGGTCGAGGAGGGCGATATCGTATTTGTGGACCATCCCAAATATTATGATAAAGCGCTTCAATCGAAGGCCACAGTGGTGCTCATCAATAAAGAAGTGGAATGCCCAGAGGGCAAAGCTTTATTGGTATCTGATGACCCTTTTCGGGATTTTAACAAACTGACCCGCCATTTTAAACCCTTCAAAAGTGCAGCTTCATCCATCGCTGAAACAGCCGAAATAGGAGAGGGAACTGTGATTCAACCGAATGTTTTCATTGGTAATCACGTAAAAATTGGCAAGAATTGCGTCATTCACCCCAATGTGACCATTTATGATGGATGTGTACTTGGTGACCATGTCACCATCCATGCAGGAACCGTGCTCGGTGCTGATGCATTCTATTACAAAAACCGCCCCGAAGGTTTTGATAAATTGCTTTCTGGAGGGAACGTGGTTATCGAGGACCATGTGGATATCGGCGCGGGATGCACCATAGACCGAGGAGTTACTGGGTCAACCACCATTGGTAGAGGTTCCAAATTAGATAACCAAATCCAAGTGGGGCACGACACAGTAATAGGCAAAAAATGTTTGATTGCTTCTCACGTAGGCATTGCAGGATGTTGCATTATCGAGGACGAAGTAACGCTTTGGGGGCAAGTAGGTATCACCAGCGGAGCGACTATTGGCAAAAAGGCGGTGATTTTGGCCCAATCCGGTATTTCAAAATCACTCCAAGGAGGTAAAACGTACTTCGGTTACCCGGCCGAGGAAGCACGTGAAAAGTTGAAACAGATTGCATCCATCAAAAGGATACCGGAAATCTTGCAAAAACTCAAAAAGATTTAA
- the sucD gene encoding succinate--CoA ligase subunit alpha, which yields MSVLVNKDSKIIVQGFTGSEGTFHAEQMIEYGTNVVGGVTPGKGGQEHLGKPVFNTVEEAVKEVGADTTIIFVPPAFAADAIMEAADAGIKVIITITEGIPVADMVKANDYIKDMDCTLIGPNCPGVITPGEAKVGIMPGFVFKKGKVGIVSKSGTLTYEAADQVVRQGLGITTAIGIGGDPIIGTTTKKAVELLINDPETECVVMIGEIGGQLEAEAARWYKESGSKKPVVGFIAGETAPAGRTMGHAGAIVGGSDDTAQAKKKIMRDCGIHVVDSPAEIGVKVKEVVG from the coding sequence ATGAGCGTCTTAGTAAACAAGGATTCAAAGATAATTGTACAAGGATTTACCGGTAGTGAAGGAACATTCCACGCCGAACAAATGATCGAATACGGAACCAACGTGGTTGGTGGCGTTACCCCTGGAAAAGGAGGTCAAGAACATTTGGGGAAACCAGTTTTCAACACAGTGGAAGAAGCTGTAAAAGAAGTGGGTGCCGACACCACGATTATTTTTGTACCGCCCGCTTTTGCTGCGGATGCCATTATGGAAGCTGCCGATGCAGGAATCAAAGTAATCATTACCATTACCGAAGGTATTCCTGTTGCCGATATGGTAAAAGCCAACGATTACATCAAGGATATGGATTGCACCTTGATCGGTCCAAACTGTCCGGGTGTAATTACTCCCGGAGAAGCCAAGGTAGGCATCATGCCCGGCTTTGTTTTCAAAAAGGGAAAAGTGGGAATCGTTTCAAAATCCGGAACACTAACGTATGAAGCTGCAGACCAAGTGGTGCGTCAAGGTTTGGGAATTACCACTGCCATTGGGATTGGTGGAGACCCCATTATTGGTACTACTACCAAAAAAGCGGTTGAACTATTGATCAACGACCCAGAAACCGAATGTGTGGTGATGATTGGGGAAATTGGAGGTCAATTGGAGGCTGAGGCAGCCAGATGGTATAAGGAAAGTGGCAGCAAAAAGCCCGTTGTTGGCTTTATTGCTGGCGAAACTGCACCTGCAGGACGTACCATGGGTCACGCTGGAGCCATTGTGGGCGGTAGCGATGATACGGCCCAAGCCAAGAAAAAAATCATGCGCGATTGCGGTATCCACGTAGTGGATTCTCCCGCTGAAATTGGCGTAAAAGTGAAAGAAGTGGTTGGGTAA
- the fabG gene encoding 3-oxoacyl-[acyl-carrier-protein] reductase: MKLLEGKNVIITGASRGIGKGIAEVFAKHGANVAFTYSSSEGPALELEKELTEMGVKAKAYKSNAASFEDSEALVAQVLEDFDGRIDVLINNAGITKDNLLMRMGEADFDQVIEINLKSVFNMTKAVQRTMLKQRKGSIINMSSVVGVKGNAGQTNYAASKAGMIGFTKSVALELGSRNIRCNAIAPGFIETEMTEKLDEKTVQGWREGIPLKRGGSPEDVANACVFLASDLSDYVTGQVLNVDGGMLT; encoded by the coding sequence ATGAAACTTTTGGAAGGGAAAAACGTAATCATAACAGGAGCCAGTAGGGGAATCGGTAAAGGAATTGCAGAAGTATTTGCAAAACATGGTGCCAATGTGGCATTTACCTACAGTTCCAGCGAAGGTCCTGCCTTGGAATTGGAAAAGGAATTGACCGAAATGGGCGTTAAAGCCAAAGCCTATAAAAGTAATGCCGCCAGTTTTGAAGACTCTGAAGCCCTTGTGGCCCAAGTTCTAGAGGATTTTGATGGTAGAATAGATGTATTGATCAACAACGCTGGAATCACCAAAGACAATTTGTTGATGCGTATGGGGGAAGCTGATTTTGACCAAGTTATCGAAATCAACTTAAAGTCTGTGTTTAACATGACCAAAGCGGTACAACGCACCATGTTGAAACAACGCAAGGGCTCCATTATCAATATGAGCAGCGTGGTAGGGGTGAAAGGGAATGCGGGGCAGACCAACTATGCCGCTTCCAAAGCAGGAATGATCGGGTTTACCAAATCCGTAGCCTTGGAGCTGGGTTCCAGAAACATTCGCTGCAACGCCATTGCCCCAGGTTTTATTGAAACTGAGATGACCGAGAAATTGGACGAAAAAACGGTTCAAGGTTGGAGGGAAGGCATTCCATTGAAACGTGGTGGAAGCCCCGAGGATGTGGCCAATGCTTGCGTATTCTTGGCATCGGACCTTTCCGACTACGTAACAGGGCAGGTATTGAATGTTGACGGTGGAATGTTAACCTAA
- a CDS encoding vWA domain-containing protein gives MELSTVFLIVIAVAAALTLVYFQYFYKNPRKGSRHIILAALRFVTLFCGLLLLINPKFVSKDYFVEKANLIFLVDNSSSMEDATSESEISQAITQLKANDAVNERFKIHQYGFGNTVSATDSIRFNQGNTDVSNALSTLNEVFVNGNNAILLFSDGNQTLGRDYGYVKLNENTSVHPVVVGDTTQYEDIAVGLINVNKYAFLRNSFPIETSIRYQGTRPISSTVTISINGSRVHQERVNLNATKNSQTLNTLVEAQSVGVKTITIQVEALDKERNTSNNIKETAIEVIDEKTNVGIVSDILHPDIGTLKKSIESNEQRSVTLLKPTADQSQLEEMGVIILYQPNRNFRNVYTFLENSGANYVTITGSETDWNFLNGIQKSFSLSGSRQPEDILPVLNNAFGLFGLSDFSVDGFPPLKGTLGDIELNKESEVLMFQQLQGVQLDKPLFAILTASNTKEAVLFGEDIWRWRAQVYRNDQNFQRFDDFIGSLMVYLGSNKQRNRLELDYELVFDNASMAKIRASYFDEAYQFDGNASLSISIKGKDNDFSREAPMLLKGAFYEVDLSDLEAGGYNFTVTVKGENLSRSGSFRILDFNPEKQLISSDYKKMDRLANNNKGRLYFLDQLDELETNLISSQEFLPVQKSRDNVVSLIDFRILLGVMVLSLATEWFVRKYNGLI, from the coding sequence ATGGAGTTGAGCACGGTATTTCTTATTGTTATAGCAGTAGCTGCCGCGCTTACGCTTGTCTATTTTCAATATTTTTATAAAAACCCTAGAAAGGGTTCAAGGCATATAATATTGGCCGCATTGAGGTTTGTCACCTTGTTCTGCGGCCTTTTGCTTTTGATCAATCCTAAGTTTGTGAGCAAGGATTATTTTGTGGAAAAAGCAAACTTGATTTTTTTGGTGGACAATTCCAGCTCAATGGAGGATGCCACTTCCGAATCCGAAATATCGCAAGCCATAACACAACTGAAAGCGAATGATGCAGTGAACGAAAGGTTCAAAATTCATCAATATGGATTTGGGAATACCGTCTCGGCAACTGATTCCATACGGTTTAACCAAGGAAATACTGATGTTTCCAACGCACTTTCCACGTTGAACGAAGTTTTTGTAAATGGCAACAATGCCATATTGCTATTTTCCGATGGGAACCAAACTTTGGGCAGGGATTATGGATATGTAAAATTGAACGAGAATACGAGCGTTCATCCAGTAGTTGTGGGAGATACCACCCAATACGAGGATATTGCGGTTGGACTCATCAACGTGAATAAATACGCCTTTCTACGAAATAGTTTTCCGATAGAAACTTCTATTCGGTATCAAGGTACCCGGCCGATTTCGAGCACGGTGACCATTTCCATCAACGGGAGTAGGGTGCACCAAGAACGTGTGAATCTCAACGCAACCAAGAACAGTCAAACCTTGAATACTTTGGTCGAGGCTCAAAGTGTGGGGGTCAAAACGATTACCATTCAAGTGGAGGCCTTGGACAAAGAGCGAAATACTTCTAATAATATCAAAGAAACCGCTATTGAGGTCATAGACGAAAAAACCAATGTGGGTATCGTTTCCGATATACTTCATCCGGATATTGGAACGTTAAAAAAATCCATTGAATCCAACGAACAACGGTCCGTTACACTATTAAAACCCACCGCAGACCAATCCCAACTGGAAGAAATGGGAGTGATTATTTTGTATCAGCCTAATCGTAATTTCAGAAATGTGTACACATTTTTGGAAAATTCAGGAGCCAATTATGTTACCATTACAGGAAGTGAAACGGATTGGAATTTTTTGAATGGCATTCAGAAGAGCTTTTCGTTATCTGGCAGTAGGCAACCCGAAGATATTCTCCCTGTTTTGAACAATGCCTTTGGGCTTTTTGGACTAAGCGATTTTTCCGTAGATGGGTTTCCGCCACTAAAAGGTACACTGGGCGATATTGAACTGAATAAAGAGAGTGAAGTTTTGATGTTCCAACAATTGCAGGGCGTCCAACTAGACAAGCCTTTATTTGCAATTTTGACTGCGTCCAACACCAAGGAAGCCGTACTTTTTGGGGAAGATATCTGGCGATGGAGGGCACAAGTATATCGTAACGACCAAAATTTTCAAAGATTTGATGATTTTATAGGTAGTTTGATGGTCTATTTAGGCTCGAACAAACAGCGAAATCGATTGGAGTTGGACTATGAGCTGGTGTTCGACAACGCCAGCATGGCCAAAATCAGGGCTTCCTACTTTGATGAAGCCTACCAATTTGATGGCAATGCCAGTCTGTCCATTTCCATCAAGGGAAAAGACAATGATTTTTCGAGAGAAGCGCCTATGTTGTTGAAAGGAGCTTTTTACGAAGTGGATTTGAGTGACTTGGAGGCTGGCGGGTATAATTTCACTGTTACCGTAAAGGGCGAGAATTTGAGTCGTTCCGGTTCTTTCCGAATCTTGGATTTTAACCCAGAAAAGCAACTCATTTCCTCAGATTATAAGAAAATGGATCGATTAGCCAACAACAATAAGGGGCGATTGTACTTTTTAGATCAGTTGGACGAACTAGAAACCAATTTGATTTCATCACAAGAATTTCTCCCTGTTCAAAAGAGCAGGGATAATGTTGTATCTTTGATAGACTTCCGTATTCTGTTGGGAGTAATGGTACTTTCCTTAGCTACGGAGTGGTTTGTCAGAAAATATAATGGATTAATATAA
- a CDS encoding prohibitin family protein: protein MDKLPKIALPALAAIIFLIIIISKSAITIGSGEAGVLYKTFGGGVVTEEPPLSEGFHLVAPWNRVYIYEVRRQEVFEKMKVLSSNGLDIQLDASAWYKPKYNELGKLHQEIGEDYLNRIILPTIRSAARSVVGRYTPEQLYSSKRDAIQNEIFEETKKIVSEQYIELDDILVRDVTLPPTIKEAIERKLKEEQASLEYEFRLERAQKEAERQRIEAQGKADANRILSASLTDKILQDKGIEATLKLSQSPNAKVVVVGSGDDGLPLILGNN, encoded by the coding sequence ATGGATAAATTACCAAAGATTGCGCTGCCGGCTTTGGCAGCGATTATTTTCTTGATTATCATCATTTCCAAATCGGCCATAACCATTGGCTCCGGGGAAGCTGGAGTGCTTTACAAGACCTTTGGTGGCGGTGTGGTTACCGAGGAGCCTCCATTGAGCGAAGGTTTCCATTTGGTGGCACCTTGGAACAGGGTCTATATCTACGAAGTGAGGAGACAAGAAGTATTTGAAAAAATGAAAGTATTGTCATCCAATGGTCTGGACATTCAATTGGATGCATCGGCTTGGTACAAGCCTAAGTACAACGAGCTAGGGAAACTGCACCAAGAAATCGGGGAAGACTACCTCAATCGTATAATTCTGCCTACCATACGATCTGCGGCGCGTAGTGTAGTGGGTCGATATACCCCAGAGCAGCTCTATTCCAGTAAAAGGGATGCCATCCAGAACGAGATTTTCGAGGAAACTAAGAAAATTGTGAGCGAGCAGTATATTGAGTTGGATGATATTTTGGTCCGCGATGTTACCTTGCCACCTACTATCAAAGAAGCCATTGAGCGTAAATTGAAAGAGGAGCAAGCATCATTGGAGTATGAATTTAGATTGGAACGTGCACAAAAAGAAGCGGAACGGCAGCGTATTGAGGCCCAAGGTAAGGCGGATGCGAACCGAATTTTGAGCGCATCGCTTACGGACAAGATATTGCAGGACAAAGGTATAGAAGCCACATTAAAATTATCGCAATCTCCCAATGCCAAGGTGGTAGTGGTAGGTTCCGGTGATGATGGCCTTCCATTAATTTTGGGAAATAACTAA
- the hisG gene encoding ATP phosphoribosyltransferase — protein MTKIRIAVQKSGRLNEDSLAILKDCGISIDNGKDQLKATSRNFPLEVFYLRNGDIPQYLRDGVVDIAIIGENVLIEKGKDISIAERLNFSKCRVSLAVPKGVTYNSIKDFEGKKIATSYPNTVKEYLASKGVTADLHIINGSVEIAPNIGLAYGICDIVSSGSTLFKNNLKEVEVMLTSEAVLAVSPTISEERKELLKKIQFRIKSVLQARQNKYVLMNAPNDKLDQIISILPGMRSPTVLPLAEEGWSSVHTVINRETFWEVIDELKAAGAEGILVCPIEKMVL, from the coding sequence ATGACAAAAATTAGAATTGCTGTTCAAAAAAGTGGCCGTTTAAATGAAGATTCCCTGGCCATTTTAAAAGATTGCGGTATTTCCATCGACAATGGGAAGGACCAATTGAAAGCTACCTCGCGTAATTTTCCCTTAGAAGTATTTTACCTTCGCAATGGCGACATACCCCAATACTTAAGGGATGGGGTAGTGGACATCGCCATAATAGGGGAAAACGTTTTGATTGAAAAAGGAAAGGATATTTCCATCGCAGAACGTTTGAACTTTTCCAAATGTCGTGTGTCCCTTGCCGTCCCAAAGGGTGTAACCTACAATTCCATCAAGGATTTTGAAGGTAAAAAGATTGCGACCTCTTACCCGAATACAGTGAAAGAGTATTTGGCATCAAAAGGTGTTACGGCAGATTTGCACATCATCAACGGTTCGGTGGAAATTGCCCCGAACATAGGTTTGGCATACGGAATCTGCGATATCGTTTCCAGTGGAAGCACCCTGTTCAAAAATAATTTGAAAGAGGTCGAAGTGATGCTGACCAGCGAAGCCGTTTTGGCCGTATCGCCCACAATCTCGGAAGAGCGCAAAGAATTGTTGAAAAAAATCCAATTCAGGATCAAATCGGTGCTGCAGGCACGTCAGAACAAATATGTATTGATGAATGCCCCAAATGACAAACTCGACCAAATCATTTCCATACTTCCGGGAATGCGAAGCCCCACGGTATTGCCATTGGCCGAGGAAGGTTGGAGTTCGGTGCACACCGTAATCAATCGGGAAACATTTTGGGAGGTCATCGACGAGCTGAAAGCAGCGGGTGCAGAAGGAATATTGGTTTGTCCTATTGAAAAAATGGTATTGTAA
- the hisD gene encoding histidinol dehydrogenase: MQRINYPQPMEWDEVLKRPTQTVTDIEEIVNSIFKEVQADGDAVIKKYTAQFDKVTLESLLVTDDEVEKASLAVSDALKQAINLAKSNIEKFHAAQKTPKLEIETMPGVACWQEKRPIQKVGLYIPGGTAPLFSTILMLAIPAKLAGCQEIVLCSPPDKNGEINPAILYTAQLCGVTQIIKVGGIQAIAGMTFGTESIPKVYKIFGPGNQYVTVAKQLATKYGVAIDMPAGPSELLVVADDSANASFVASDLLSQAEHGVDSQVILVSTSEKLIEAVEKEIESQIEQLPRAEIARKSIGNSRLILVQNDQEALELINAYGPEHYIVCVENEEYYLENTINAGSVFIGNFTPESAGDYASGTNHTLPTNGYAKQYSGVNLDSFMKSMTFQRISEKGIQGIGSAIELMAEAEGLQAHKNAVTLRLKSLK, translated from the coding sequence ATGCAGCGTATCAACTATCCACAACCCATGGAATGGGATGAAGTTTTAAAGCGTCCCACCCAGACAGTTACCGACATCGAGGAAATCGTAAACAGTATTTTTAAAGAGGTTCAGGCAGATGGAGATGCGGTCATCAAAAAATATACGGCCCAATTTGACAAGGTCACGTTGGAATCCCTGTTGGTAACTGATGATGAAGTGGAAAAAGCGAGCCTTGCGGTCTCCGATGCACTGAAACAGGCTATCAATTTGGCCAAATCCAATATTGAGAAGTTCCACGCAGCACAAAAAACACCCAAATTGGAAATTGAGACCATGCCCGGCGTAGCATGTTGGCAGGAAAAGCGTCCCATTCAAAAAGTAGGATTGTACATTCCAGGAGGAACGGCGCCTTTGTTTTCCACTATTTTGATGTTGGCCATTCCGGCAAAATTGGCTGGTTGCCAAGAAATTGTGCTCTGTAGCCCCCCGGATAAAAATGGGGAAATCAATCCAGCGATTTTATATACCGCCCAATTGTGTGGCGTAACGCAAATCATTAAAGTGGGAGGCATTCAGGCGATTGCCGGCATGACCTTTGGTACGGAAAGCATTCCTAAGGTGTACAAAATATTTGGCCCCGGTAACCAATATGTAACCGTTGCAAAGCAACTGGCCACCAAATACGGGGTAGCAATCGATATGCCCGCCGGCCCAAGTGAACTGTTGGTCGTTGCCGATGATTCTGCCAATGCATCCTTTGTGGCTTCGGACTTGTTGAGTCAGGCAGAGCACGGCGTTGACAGTCAGGTGATTTTGGTCTCCACATCGGAAAAGTTGATTGAAGCCGTAGAAAAGGAGATTGAAAGCCAAATCGAACAATTGCCAAGAGCAGAAATTGCACGAAAATCCATAGGCAATAGCAGATTGATTTTGGTCCAAAATGACCAAGAAGCTTTGGAACTCATCAATGCTTATGGTCCTGAACATTACATCGTTTGTGTGGAAAATGAGGAATACTATTTGGAAAACACCATAAATGCCGGTTCAGTTTTTATCGGAAACTTTACGCCGGAAAGCGCAGGCGATTATGCGTCGGGTACCAACCATACCCTGCCTACCAATGGCTACGCCAAACAATATAGCGGCGTGAATCTGGACAGTTTTATGAAGAGCATGACTTTTCAAAGAATATCCGAAAAAGGCATCCAAGGTATCGGAAGTGCCATTGAATTGATGGCGGAAGCAGAGGGATTGCAGGCACATAAAAATGCCGTGACCCTTAGACTAAAAAGTTTGAAATAA
- the hisC gene encoding histidinol-phosphate transaminase, which translates to MEGFDVNRLVRESVRKLQPYSSARDEYVSDGSEMIFLDANENPFDNGVNRYPDPYQRSLKSVLSEQKGLTEQQILLGNGSDEVLDLIYRAFCEPNQDNIITLPPTYGMYKVLAGINAVENREVLLTRDFEPNVTEILKVADSNSKLLFICSPNNPTGNAFQKKGIKELLESFNGLVVVDEAYIDFSNDESWVSELKQYPNLIVTQTLSKAYGLAGIRLGICYASEEIIGILNKIKPPYNVNQLTQQRALQRVLHQDLVKQEVKQILDEREELIKALKNLEFVTALYPTDANFVLAKVDDANKRYQQLLEKQVVVRNRSTQPLCENTLRFTVGTPEENKKLIAILKELN; encoded by the coding sequence ATGGAAGGCTTCGATGTAAACAGATTGGTGAGGGAATCGGTTCGTAAGCTACAGCCGTACTCTTCGGCCCGTGATGAATACGTTTCCGATGGCTCGGAGATGATTTTTTTGGATGCCAATGAAAATCCTTTCGATAATGGCGTCAACCGCTACCCAGACCCGTATCAGCGGAGCCTGAAATCCGTGTTATCAGAACAAAAAGGATTAACGGAGCAGCAAATTTTATTGGGAAATGGCAGTGACGAAGTATTGGATTTGATTTATAGGGCGTTCTGCGAACCGAATCAGGACAATATTATCACTTTGCCACCAACGTATGGAATGTACAAGGTGCTGGCAGGTATAAACGCGGTGGAGAACAGAGAAGTGTTGTTGACGCGGGATTTCGAACCCAATGTGACTGAAATTTTGAAGGTGGCGGATTCCAATTCCAAGTTACTTTTTATCTGTTCGCCCAATAATCCTACGGGAAATGCCTTTCAGAAAAAAGGAATCAAGGAACTATTGGAATCGTTCAATGGCTTGGTGGTGGTTGATGAGGCTTACATTGATTTCTCGAACGATGAAAGTTGGGTATCCGAACTCAAGCAGTATCCCAACTTAATCGTGACCCAGACCTTGTCCAAGGCATACGGACTGGCAGGCATCCGATTGGGGATATGCTATGCATCCGAAGAAATCATCGGAATACTGAACAAAATCAAACCACCTTACAACGTCAACCAATTGACCCAGCAACGAGCCTTACAGCGCGTTTTGCATCAGGATTTAGTGAAACAAGAGGTGAAGCAAATCCTTGACGAAAGGGAGGAATTGATCAAAGCCTTGAAAAATTTGGAATTTGTGACAGCATTGTATCCTACCGACGCCAATTTTGTACTGGCCAAAGTGGATGATGCCAACAAACGCTACCAACAACTTTTAGAGAAACAAGTGGTGGTCCGAAACCGAAGTACCCAACCGCTCTGCGAAAACACACTGCGATTTACGGTAGGAACGCCAGAAGAGAACAAAAAATTGATTGCTATTTTAAAAGAATTGAACTGA